AAGCTTCATCAAAGAATGCGCAGGCCTCGGCACATCAGAAGAGGATATTGAGCGCGCTGAGAAAAAAGGTATCGACACTGGTATCAGAGCCAAACACCCGTTTGATCCGTCTATTGAGCTGCCTGTCTATATCGCCAACTTTATCTTGATGGATTATGGCACCGGCGCCATTTTCGGGTGCCCAGCGCATGACCAACGCGACTTAGATTTCGCCCGCAAATATGAACTCTCCGTCACCCCCGTTGTGGTGCCTGAAGGTGAAGACAATTTCACCATTGAAGATGAAGCCTATACAGGCACAGGCAAACTCGCCAATTCAGAGTTTCTAAACGGCAAATCAATTGAAGACGCCAAAGAAGAAATCATTTCTAAGCTGGAAGAAGCGGGCCAAGGCAGCCGCCAAACCAACTATCGCCTGCGCGACTGGGGCATTTCGCGCCAACGCTATTGGGGTTGCCCAATTCCGATCGTTCATTGTGATGACTGTGGCACAGTGCCCGTGAAAACTGAAGACTTGCCGGTGAAACTCCCTGATGATGTGAGCTTTGACAAACCTGGCAACCCACTTGACCATCACCCAACCTGGAAAAACACCACCTGCCCGAAATGCGGCAAAGCTGCCCGGCGCGAAACAGACACCATGGACACCTTCGTAGATAGCTCCTGGTATTACGCTCGTTTCTGTGCCCCAAAAGCTGATACACCAACAGATAAAGAAACAGTCGACCATTGGCTCCCTGTTGACCAATATATCGGCGGCGTCGAACATGCGATTTTGCATCTTTTATATTCCCGTTATTTCACAAGAGCCATGAAAGCGGCCGGTCATATTGGTTTAAAAGAGCCATTCAAAGGCCTCTTTACCCAAGGCATGGTGAACCATGAGACTTATAAAACCGAGAGCGGTGAGTGGATTGCACCAGCTGACATTCGAATAGAAGACGAGGATGGCAAACGAGTTGCAACCGAGATTGAAACGGGTAAACCCGTCAAAATCGGCTCCGTTGAGAAAATGTCAAAATCCAAGCTTAACGTTGTCGATCCAGACGATATTTTGGGCCACTATGGCGCAGATACAGCACGTTGGTTTGTGTTGTCAGATAGCCCACCTGAGCGCGATGTTGTCTGGACAGAAGCAGGCGTTGAAGGTGCTGGCCGCTTTGTTCAGCGGCTTTGGCGCGTTGTTAGAGATGTGAAAACTCTCTTGGGAGACGAAACATATGCTGAACCAGCTGAACTTTCAGATAAAGCTCTGGATTTGCGAAAAGCGGCTCATAAAGCCCTTGATAATGTCTCAAAAGACATTGAAGCGCTCCGTTTTAACCGCTCTGTAGCCCAAATTTATGAATATACAAACATCGTATCAAGCAACTTGGCAGCCGCGAAAACTGATCTAAAACCTGATATGGCCTTTGCTTTAAAAGAAGCAACAAGCTTTCTAATCACCGCTTTTGGGCCTATGATGCCGCACCTGGCTGAACAGTGCTGGGCTCACTTAGGAAACAGTGAACTACTCGCTAAAACCCCATGGCCTGATGTCAATAAGTCACTTTTACAAGAAGATTCGATTACAATCGCTGTACAAGTCAACGGAAAACGCCGTAGTGAGTTGACTATTCCCCTCGATGCGTCCAAAGATGAGACTGAGAAAGCCGCTCTAGAACTAGACGGGGTTCAAAAAGCAATTGATGGCAAAAATATTCGCAAAATTATTGTGATTCCACAAAAAATCGTGAATATTGTAGCTAATTGATTCAAATTTTTGATTTGAGCTAATTTCAAAGAGAAATGCAGGATAGATGATGATGGGAAAACACCCCCAAACTCAAATAAGCAAAACACCAAAAATGAGCTTCAAAGCTGTTTCCTTGAAAGCAGTAATGATGGCACTCATGCTTAGCTGCACAGGCGCACTCCTCTCAGGTTGTGCCTTCAAACCTCTCTATGGAACAACTGCAACAAACGCACAATTGCAAGACACTCTGAAATCTGTATCTATTCCAGAAGTTCCTGGCCGCGTTGGTCAGGTTGTTCGCAATGAACTTATCTTCCGCTTTACTGGCGGGGGCCATGCAGATGCTCCTCAATATAGATTATCATTAGCAGTAAGAGAATCTGTAAAATCACAATTTGTACGCCGTGACGGTGACAGTGCAGGCCAATTTTTAGTATTAAATACGTCCTTCAAACTCTATAGAGTGGGAGATGATAAATCACCAATATTAGAAGGCGTTTCAGTAGCCCAAGCCTCTTTCACCGACAACACATCAATCTATTCAAATGTACGCTCTCGCCGCGATGCTGAAGACCGTGCAGCAAAAACTACAGCCGAAGATCTTCAAGTTAGAATTTCAGCATTCCTTTCAGGAAACAGCTAAACTCTACAATTTTGTTCTTCAATTTTGATTATCGTGAGTTAAAATGGTTGCTATAAAATCGAGCGACATTGACCGGCTCATCAAATCTCCAGCCAGCTATGATGCATATTTGATCTTTGGCCCGGACAATGGCCTTGTTTCAGAGCGCGCTAAATTTTTAAGTCAAAACTTAAGCGAAAAAGCAAAACGCCAAGGGGCCGAAACTGAACAAATCACCATTTTAAATGATGACTTATCAGCTAATCCTGAACGTCTCTCCCTTGATTTAAAAACCATTTCAATGTTTGGCGAGCGAAAGGTTTTGCGTGTCACCGCAGGCACCGCCCTTTCAGTAAACAATCTCGAGGCTCTATTAAAAGAAACACCTTTTGAAGCAGATCTAATCATCGAAGCTGGAGATTTAAAAAAGACGGCTAAGCTCAGAAAAATATTCGAAAGCGGTAAAACCACAGCTGCCATCCCTTGTTACACTGATAATAACGCAGCTCTTCATAAGCTCATCCAGGATATCTTAAATGAGAATAAGTTAGTCCTCTCGAAAGAAACCGAACAATATCTAATATCCCGTTTAGGTGCAGATCGCGGCCTTAGCCGTAAAGAAGTCGAAAAGCTAGCGCTTTATGCAATGGGTAAAGATCAGATCACCATTGAAGACATCGACAATATACTCAGTGACATGTCAGAAATAGCGATGGATCAAATCATTGCACAAACCCTGCTTGGCAATCCACAAATCGCATTAAATCAACTAAGCCGCGCCATTAGCACCGGCTTAAACCCAGCGCCAATTTTTCTCAGTCTTCTGCGTCAGCTAGAAAAATTACACAAAGGCGCACTAAGCATTTCAAACGGTGCGACGATTGATACAGTCGCCAAATCACAGCGCCCTCCGCTTTATTTCGAACGCCGCGACAATTTCATTAAGCAACTGAATATCTGGCATGAAGATCATCTTGCACACGCCATTCATAAAGTTCAAGAAATCATGGGCAAAGCAAGACGCCGTAATAATCCCACTCTAGAAATTTGTGAACTCGAACAGTTGCTATTATCCCTTGGCGGCTTTGCAAAAAATAAAAAACGCTAATTTATTCCAGCGCAAAGAAACAGCTATCTAAACGCCTCGACTGCATCTCCCAGCCCCCAAAGCCCAATTTCAGCCCCAAAGAATTGGTAAACAAATCCTTAACAAACGTGAATTGTCACCAACAGTTTTTCTATCTTGGCTCTCAAGAAATCTGAGAGCCAAAATTATGACAGATCATCCCACGACTTAAATTGAATGTTATTCAATAAGTTAGAGCCGAAATAGAGAAATGCTAAAAACAAAAAGATCTTACAAAAGGTCAAACCAACAAGCACTGCTAAAACATCAATGAGATGAAACTTTAACTCATCTCAAAAATGACAAAATCATAAAACTGACCGGGCAAGAAAATTAAAAATTCAAAAAAGTGAAACACCAAGAAACAAAGGGTTTCACTAATGAGAAGTATCAAAAACAACCGTTCATGCTGAATTCAGGTCAGATGAGGAAAAATAAGTTCGTCACCAGAATAAAACAGATGGCGATTAGGAAAACACAAAATCAAGCTTCGAGTAAAGAACCATTGTTGAGTTCAAAAATCGTCTTAGAGGGTAAAATCGATAATGAGTGATATGATTAGAAACACTGGTGTTTATCAACGCCTCTCCTCCAGTACCAATGAACTGGAGCGGATGTTTAAAGAAGTCGATGAGAAAAAAACACCAATCGACATTAAAAAAGTGCTCCTCATTATTGGCCTTGGTACCCTATCTTGGGTCTCGACCTATTCAGGCCTGTTAGAACTCATTACAGCAAATTCAGGTGATATCGGCTTCACCTATAAATTAGCAATCGGCTTTGCTGTTGCCATGCTTATGCTCATGATTGTTTACATCCTTGATCAGCTTTTCGCACCGTTGAACTGGGCTTTGCGCACCATCTTTGTTTTTGGCTATTTATTTCTCACTCTAATATCAATTGGCTTCGGCTTTGGCTTCTATTGGAAGTTTTTAGAAAGCCGGTCTGAAGCAACAAGATCAGCCGAAAGTGCCGTTGGACAAGTTCAAGGCTCACTTCAAGCCGGTCAATCAAGATTGGAACAATTAGAAAGCACACTTACAACCCTAACAGCGCTCTCGCTGCAAAAGGCAAACGAAGAACGCACAAAAGGCAATAGTTGCCCCAATTCTCGCCCGGGTGATGGACCAAGACGGCGCCTAAGAGACAATGACGCAAAGAGCTTCTCCTTTGCAGGAGACTTCGTCACAAGACGAGCACAAACGGTGGCCACTGAAATTAAGCAACTCAATGGAGATATGGCCAAAATTGCATCGCGTCATCCCTCAACGGTTGACCCAGCAACAGGCACTAGAAATGCGTTCATGAAAAGCCTGAACCAAAGGCTAGATCTAACGATCACTCGGTTTAATTCGTTCAGAACAGACCCACAGTTGAAATCCATTCGTAACAGCTTGGCTGAACGGTCTACAAAAACACAATTCCCAGATGGAAAGGGTGGTACCTTTAAATGTCCTGACAATCAACTTCAATCAGCTTTGAGGGGCGTTGTACAAGCTTTTGACCAGTTGCCTCTACTTGGCAAACCAAAAATCGCAGCTGTCGAAGGTTCAGAAGCAACCATCGAAGCCTTCCGCCGATTAGCCTCAACATTAAGAGGACTGATGGTTTTAAAAATGCCTCCAAGTGAAGATGAAATCAGAGAGGCTCGCCAAAAAGCTGTTCGTTCTGTTAATGGGAAAAAGCCCCCCTTACAACTAACAAATGTTCAAGCTGGTTTAAACGACAGGGATTACATTCCCCTCGCCATTGCTGTTTTTGTTGATTTTTGTCTCTTGCTGGTTTCTATCAACCGTCCGATGGATCGCCTGAAATCTTTAGTCCCTGTTATGAAAGACGCAAGAGATGGCCCCATAAGCGGCATTCTTTCAAGCTTCCACGCCACCCATTTTGCTGGCATTAGAGAAGAGTTCAGTCTCTTCCAGCATGTCGTATTTGATTGGGGCGGCCATTACTATGTCGCGATCCCCTTGGCATCAAATGATATCCAGGCCCAGTATTTAGCAAATCTTTTTGTCAGCCTGGAAGGACGTGGCATCGTCGACAGAGCCATCATTCCACCAACCTTTATCATCAGAGGTAAATTAAAGAAAATGGGCAGCTCATTTGCAGAGCACCGTGCATTCCGTCTCTATAAATTCAGAGACGGTGCCTGGTCCAATATCGTACTTGATGCCGTAATGGGAGCTGCCAAAGATGTAGCCATAGCAAATGCAAACCAGCGCAGCTTTGAAAAATACAATCCTGACTCTGATCAAAAAGACGGAAAGTCTGGCGAGAATGAAAAATCAGCCAATTTCGGGAGTCTTTTTGATGAAACTAGTCTCTTTGGCCAAAACGATCAGAACATCAAAGATAATACAATTGAAAACACATCCCTTTATAGTGAAGGGCAGGATGATCAATCCGTCATGGAATTACCGCGTATGCTGAGAAAAGTTGGTGGAAAAGATCAACCTCAATCTCATGGGGCCCAAACTCATAATAATGTTATTGCACCCGCTACATTTCAAAACACCGCATTCAATAACAAACGACAAAACCCGGTAAATCAACGAGCACCTTATCAAGGAGCACAAAATAGTGGACGCCATATGCCTCCATCAGAAGGCGGACAAATCCAAAGACCACCTCTAAATAATGTTAATCAAACGCCTCATTCAATAATGAGAGCAGATCAACCTCTTCAAAAGGCTTCGCAAGGAAATCAAGAAAGAGCAAATCAGCCATTTGTTAATAAACAAACTCCCTATAACCCCATTGGCATAAGACCAATTGATACCGAGAAAAAGCAGCCCGAGAAAAACGGACAGCCTCCTCAGATCACTGAAGAAATGAAACAACAAAGCGAAATCTTAAACAAAGAAACGAAAGATAAAGAGGCAGCACAAAAGGCAGAAGAAGCATCTGTATCTTTAACAAAGGAAGATCTGACCTCACAAGAGAATGTCGAAAATGAAAACATAGTTTCATTAGTGCATGAAGAACAAGAAAATATTTCTGAAGAAAACACTGAACAACAAAACGTAAAAATACTTAGTGAAACTGTGCAAACAACACAAAAAGCAGACAAAATAGAAGATTTAGCTCCTGCGGAACAGATCTCAAAAAAGCTAGAAGCCCTTCAGGATAACCTCACAACTTCAGAGGCTGAGAAAAACAAAAAGGCTATTACAGAGGTTAAAGACCCCAAAACGGCCGAAGAAGAGCCTGAATTAGCTCACATTGCTGTAGGAAAAATTACAAATTGGTTTGCCAAAGACAACAACTCAGCCCCAACAGATGAGAAGGGTAAAAACACAGATGAAGAAAAAGAAGTCTAATTTTTTTTAAAAATTGCTCACTTTTAGTTCACTCGGCAATCATTCATTAACCCCCATATTGTTATTGTGAATTTCAACAGATGGGGAAGCCACTTATAAAAAATGGCAAAGCCACTTCATACTGCCTATATCCAGAAAAGAAGGAAAAATAAAAAATGGGACTTATCAAAGACATCAGCAGCCCAACAGCGACAGACGATACTGCTGAGCTAAACTATTTCTTTGATATTCTAGACCATTTTATTGAAAAAATTTCTTCTGATCTCTCTCTTGATAAAAACTTAACCCTCATTGCTCGCTCACCAGAAGCAAACATTGCAAAAGCATGTATTCAATATCGTGAAAAATTTTCGCTTGCTAACATTGAGCTAAAAGTCATCTTTGCACAAATCACACCAACAGAGCAGCTCTGCGAGTGGTTAGAACCAGAAAACTCTCCCTGCGGCCTTAACCCAGAGAAAAACATTCGCTGGGGCAATAGACAAAACCTGGTAGACGCACACGAGCAATTAACACTAACCAATCAATGTAGCTGGTCAGGCGAATCTATGCGCCGTGAGGTCAGTTCAAGATTCGGTTTCTATATTTTTGATCAAGACTGCAAACAAGCAGCAATTAGAGGCGAGCGCGCTTTTAATGCTCTTTGGCAAATCTGCGACAAAATTCCGCAAGTTCATATCAAGCGTGCGAAACAAACCAGTGAGCAATCATTCCTTGGTGCCCACTCAAAATCAGGCTCATTTTCTCAAAATGATGTTCATTTCCTAGCTTCAGAATTTACCCGCCATTAAACAAAAAATAGTGCTTAAAAAACATTTAAATATCATATTTCAAATACATATTCTTTTATTAAAGATTTGATGGCAGACTAAAAACATCAATGAAATCCATTGACTATACTGCGTTAAAATTACCAATTCTTTTGTACGATTTTGCCTGTCATAGTCATGCATTTTAGGTAAATGAAAATGAATAATTTGAAAAAATTGACGTTTCTACTACTGATCTGCTCATTTGGATTATTTCCAGTAAACACAAACGCGGAAACGCAAGCGAAAGAAACAATTGAAACAGAATTGGTCTGCAAAGATAAAATCAAACTGATCGGCTTTCCAAATATTCTTGAATCAATAGCGAATATGCGTACCATTATCCAATGGTCAGAGCAGGTCAAAAAAAAATTTGATGAAGAATATGCCCAATGGCACAACGCCAAAAGCAAATCTGTCAAATGCAAAAAAGAAGGTAGTTCTCAATATTATACTTGCACTTTAACGGCCATCCCATGTGCGCGTAAAGAAATTAAAGCAGAGAGCAAAACCGAAACGAATTAAATTTCGTAAAAGAGAAAATATAAAAAAGGTCTGCTAAATTTATTTAGCAGACCTTTTTCTTTAATTAGTTATATCTAATTAAACATCAGATTGTGGCTCATCAGCCTCGTTTGAAGTAACCTTAGAAACATCCGCCTCCTCAGTGCTGTCCTCATTAGCCTCACCAGCCCGGCTGGCTTCATTCAATACAGTAAGGAGCGGCGTTAAACCTTCCGTATCAACAAGATGGAAAACCTCTAAATCCCGCTGAGCTTCCTCACTCCAGCCAACAATATCAAGCATCCGGCGCCCTTTAGAGAGCAAACCATGATTACGTATATGCTCATTTTCATCAACCCGGCTCCGGCTCTCTCGGGCTTCTTCCCGCCGCGCGCGTCTAAGCTCACGAGGTGTGAGAACCCGTATCAACTCCAAATCATCAAGCACACCTGTTAATTGATTAATCGCAAGCGCCCTCAATTCTTCGTCTTTATTATCCTTTGCCACACTATAGAGATTGGGAATTATAAAAAACGAGGTCCCCCCATGGTGAACCAAGTGTTTTCGAACCCATTCTATATCCGCCCCCGGTGCTCGTGAAATTGCAGTCTCTATCGCGGCAGTCAATTGTCTAATCACAGTCATATTCGGCAAATGCAACCGTGCCTGATTTCGCTCCAAACCATCCCGGCGCAAGGGCCCAGCAGACGGCGGATTAAGGGCCGTTAAAGCAAAAAGCCCTAAATCAACACCTAGTGTCGCCAAAAGAGCAATTAAATCCCTACCCGTAATTTTCGAGCCACCATCAGTTTTCCCACCTGCCACTTCACCTCCAGAAGCAACATAAGAAACAAGAGATGTAAAATAAGACCCCATATTAGCCCAGAGCCGCTTCACAGCATTCGCAACCCCAGCTGGCCCTTCATTAAAAGAAGCTTCTCTTAAATTTAGAACCGCAGGTTCGCCTGCTTGTGCTGCAGCCTGTCTTAAGCGCTGCGCCAAAGTTGGATCATAACAAGAAAACCCAGGCGCCCCAGGCGAAACAGAGACTGTCTCAGCCAAAGCAAGCATTTCAGTCGCCGTTGTTTTACCAAGTTCATTCGAGCGCGCAGCAATATTTTTAGCGTTCCCTCGAACGCCAGCAGCAGTTATTTCAAAAATCTTTTGGCGTTCAGCAACGGTTACCCCTTCAATACGAGCAACACTTAATCTCAGTTTTTCTAAATCAGCTTTAACCGGTGCAA
The sequence above is a segment of the Hyphomicrobiales bacterium 4NK60-0047b genome. Coding sequences within it:
- the leuS gene encoding leucine--tRNA ligase, producing the protein MSAERYNAPETEQIWQKQWATEKIFEAEVNSDKEKYYVLEMFPYPSGRIHMGHVRNYAMGDVIARYKRAKGFNVLHPMGWDAFGMPAENAAMKNGGHPSEYTYNNIAVMRDQLKSIGLSLDWSREFATCDVDYYQQQQKLFIDFLEHNLVYRKSARVNWDPVDHTVLANEQVIDGRGWRSGALVEQRELTQWFFRITDYADELLEDLDTLDKWPEKVRIMQANWIGKSHGALMRFDLEGVSLPEGTDTLEVYTTRPDTIFGASFCGLSAGHPIAEELAKTNPEIASFIKECAGLGTSEEDIERAEKKGIDTGIRAKHPFDPSIELPVYIANFILMDYGTGAIFGCPAHDQRDLDFARKYELSVTPVVVPEGEDNFTIEDEAYTGTGKLANSEFLNGKSIEDAKEEIISKLEEAGQGSRQTNYRLRDWGISRQRYWGCPIPIVHCDDCGTVPVKTEDLPVKLPDDVSFDKPGNPLDHHPTWKNTTCPKCGKAARRETDTMDTFVDSSWYYARFCAPKADTPTDKETVDHWLPVDQYIGGVEHAILHLLYSRYFTRAMKAAGHIGLKEPFKGLFTQGMVNHETYKTESGEWIAPADIRIEDEDGKRVATEIETGKPVKIGSVEKMSKSKLNVVDPDDILGHYGADTARWFVLSDSPPERDVVWTEAGVEGAGRFVQRLWRVVRDVKTLLGDETYAEPAELSDKALDLRKAAHKALDNVSKDIEALRFNRSVAQIYEYTNIVSSNLAAAKTDLKPDMAFALKEATSFLITAFGPMMPHLAEQCWAHLGNSELLAKTPWPDVNKSLLQEDSITIAVQVNGKRRSELTIPLDASKDETEKAALELDGVQKAIDGKNIRKIIVIPQKIVNIVAN
- the lptE gene encoding LPS assembly lipoprotein LptE, whose translation is MMMGKHPQTQISKTPKMSFKAVSLKAVMMALMLSCTGALLSGCAFKPLYGTTATNAQLQDTLKSVSIPEVPGRVGQVVRNELIFRFTGGGHADAPQYRLSLAVRESVKSQFVRRDGDSAGQFLVLNTSFKLYRVGDDKSPILEGVSVAQASFTDNTSIYSNVRSRRDAEDRAAKTTAEDLQVRISAFLSGNS
- the holA gene encoding DNA polymerase III subunit delta, whose product is MVAIKSSDIDRLIKSPASYDAYLIFGPDNGLVSERAKFLSQNLSEKAKRQGAETEQITILNDDLSANPERLSLDLKTISMFGERKVLRVTAGTALSVNNLEALLKETPFEADLIIEAGDLKKTAKLRKIFESGKTTAAIPCYTDNNAALHKLIQDILNENKLVLSKETEQYLISRLGADRGLSRKEVEKLALYAMGKDQITIEDIDNILSDMSEIAMDQIIAQTLLGNPQIALNQLSRAISTGLNPAPIFLSLLRQLEKLHKGALSISNGATIDTVAKSQRPPLYFERRDNFIKQLNIWHEDHLAHAIHKVQEIMGKARRRNNPTLEICELEQLLLSLGGFAKNKKR